A section of the Girardinichthys multiradiatus isolate DD_20200921_A chromosome 5, DD_fGirMul_XY1, whole genome shotgun sequence genome encodes:
- the ptpn9b gene encoding tyrosine-protein phosphatase non-receptor type 9 isoform X2, translated as MAEALTTEEQLAVEEFLRKVRSRELPHSAGLVSQPTAVKFLMARKFDVSRANDLFQAYKNTRIKEGIININPDEEPLRSELLSGKFTVLPGRDAKGAALALFTARLHRPDITTHKAVLQAIIYQLDKAIESAQTQRDGLIFIYDMTNSSYGNFDYELCVKILNLLKGAFPARLKCVFIVSSPLWFRAPFAVLRLFVREKLRERVSTVKAHELVSHIPVSSLPEHLGGTSQYSHVAWIQSCVNMQTNSVQGDTQEHDTHDCVGSLLRSYSLDNSNTSVGTVPSHNHQGTERAVANANCYDDNNANPQNHVAGVEGRTRGPGQYQQGSNSGTDKSQGNHQHWNGSALGVANTGVGSPNSNVNGRGHRAPPQSDTPPNTPLSQKADDDTAAGDPTIPANRSRNEVLKEEDEEEQERVPPLPQKALPRPPNQPSSQSPPLSSSWGPDDDDENRYTEVSVHIPDQGGMTVHELVEYVKRKKKKGIYQEYEDIRKEPPAGTFDYSRKMSNQIKNRYSDVLCLDQSRVRLCQLCDDEDETSDYINASFMDGYKRSNAYIATQGPLPKTFVDFWRMVWEQMVLIIVMTTRVVERGRVKCGQYWPLEEGRTEQHGYFMVKNTHIQVFQDFKLSYLELYNTQSGEKREVCHYLYVSWPDFGVPKSASAMLDFREHVLERRRAAVQSLGSSWRGPPGGPSVVVHCSAGIGRTGTFCTLDICLSQLEDVGTVNIHQTVRRMRTQRAFSIQTWDQYYFCYTAVIEYAQRHGRLSPVQWSDSEPETDSE; from the exons ATGGCGGAAGCCTTGACAACTGAGGAGCAGCTG GCTGTGGAGGAGTTCCTGAGAAAAGTGAGGAGCAGGGAGCTCCCCCACAGTGCTGGGCTCGTCTCCCAGCCTACAGCTGTTAAGTTCCTTATGGCCCGCAAGTTTGACGTCTCCAGGGCCAACGATCTGTTCCAGGCATACAAG AATACCCGGATCAAAGAGGGCATCATCAATATAAACCCAGACGAGGAGCCCCTCCGCTCTGAGCTGCTGAGTGGCAAATTTACAGTCCTG CCCGGCCGAGACGCTAAGGGTGCTGCTCTAGCACTGTTCACTGCTCGCCTCCATCGACCAGACATCACCACCCACAAAGCTGTTCTGCAGGCCATCATCTATCAGCTGGATAAAGCCATAGAGAG TGCGCAAACTCAACGAGACGGactcatatttatttatgataTGACAAACTCAAGTTATGGAAATTTCGACTATGAGCTCTGTGTCAAGATTCTGAATTTGCTCAAG GGGGCATTTCCTGCTCGATTAAAATGTGTCTTCATTGTGTCGTCCCCACTTTGGTTTCGAGCGCCGTTCGCAGTTCTTCGCCTTTTTGTCAGAGAAAAGCTGAGGGAACGG GTATCAACAGTGAAAGCTCACGAGTTGGTCAGTCATATCCCAGTCTCCTCCCTCCCTGAACATCTTGGTGGGACGTCCCAGTACAGCCACGTGGCCTGGATCCAGTCCTGTGTAAACATGCAGACCAACTCTGTTCAGGGTGACACACAAGAACATGACACACATGATTGTGTGGGAAGCTTGTTGCGCTCTTACAGCTTGGACAATAGCAACACAAGCGTTGGTACAGTGCCTTCCCACAACCACCAGGGTACCGAACGAGCCGTGGCTAATGCCAACTGCTATGACGACAACAATGCTAACCCTCAGAACCACGTGGCTGGTGTGGAGGGCAGGACTCGAGGCCCAGGACAGTACCAACAAGGCTCCAACTCTGGCACAGAcaagtcccaggggaaccaccagCACTGGAATGGTTCAGCTTTGGGCGTAGCCAACACAGGTGTTGGCAGTCCCAATTCGAACGTGAATGGTCGTGGCCACCGAGCTCCTCCCCAGTCAGACACTCCCCCCAACACGCCGTTATCGCAGAAAGCTGATGACGACACAGCAGCTGGCGATCCAACAATCCCTGCCAACAGGTCTCGGAATGAGGTTCTgaaggaggaggatgaggaagagCAGGAAAGGGTGCCTCCGTTGCCACAGAAAGCTCTGCCTCGCCCACCCAACCAGCCTTCATCGCAGTCTCCGCCTCTTTCTTCATCGTGGGGTCCAGATGATGATGACGAGAATCGCTACACGGAGGTATCTGTTCACATACCGGACCAGGGAGGTATGACTGTGCATGAGCTAGTGGAGTATGtgaagagaaagaagaaaaaggggATCTATCAGGAGTACGAGGACATCCGTAAGGAGCCTCCAGCAGGCACCTTCGACTATTCTAG GAAAATGTCAAATCAGATTAAGAACCGCTACAGTGATGTCCTGTGCCTGGACCAGTCACGGGTCAGGCTCTGTCAGCTATGTGATGATGAAGACGAG ACATCAGATTACATAAACGCCAGTTTCATGGATGGGTACAAGAGAAGCAATGCCTACATCGCTACTCAAG GTCCGTTGCCAAAAACATTTGTGGACTTCTGGCGGATGGTGTGGGAGCAGATGGTACTTATTATTGTCATGACCACCAG GGTTGTGGAGCGCGGACGTGTCAAATGTGGTCAGTACTGGCCTCTTGAGGAGGGTAGGACTGAGCAGCATGGATACTTCATGGTTAAGAACACACACATCCAGGTGTTTCAGGACTTTAAACTCTCCTATCTTGAACTTTACAACACACAG TCCGGAGAGAAACGGGAAGTTTGTCATTACCTCTATGTCAGCTGGCCAGACTTTGGGGTGCCTAAAAGTGCTTCTGCTATGTTGGACTTTCGTGAGCATGTACTTGAAAGGAGGAGGGCAGCAGTCCAAAGCCTGGGATCCAGCTGGAGGGGCCCTCCAGGGGGCCCTTCTGTGGTCGTGCATTGTAGTGCTGGCATCGGACGTACAG GCACGTTCTGCACACTCGACATCTGCCTGTCACAGCTGGAGGACGTAGGCACAGTAAATATTCATCAGACGGTGCGGAGGATGCGCACACAGAGGGCTTTCAGCATCCAGACATGGGACCAGTATTATTTTTGCTATACTGCCGTCATAGAGTACGCCCAGCGCCATGGGAGACTGAGCCCAGTGCAGTGGTCTGACTCAGAGCCAGAGACAGACAGCGAGTGA
- the ptpn9b gene encoding tyrosine-protein phosphatase non-receptor type 9 isoform X1, which translates to MCLPGQVRPKTVRDGRENKAVEEFLRKVRSRELPHSAGLVSQPTAVKFLMARKFDVSRANDLFQAYKNTRIKEGIININPDEEPLRSELLSGKFTVLPGRDAKGAALALFTARLHRPDITTHKAVLQAIIYQLDKAIESAQTQRDGLIFIYDMTNSSYGNFDYELCVKILNLLKGAFPARLKCVFIVSSPLWFRAPFAVLRLFVREKLRERVSTVKAHELVSHIPVSSLPEHLGGTSQYSHVAWIQSCVNMQTNSVQGDTQEHDTHDCVGSLLRSYSLDNSNTSVGTVPSHNHQGTERAVANANCYDDNNANPQNHVAGVEGRTRGPGQYQQGSNSGTDKSQGNHQHWNGSALGVANTGVGSPNSNVNGRGHRAPPQSDTPPNTPLSQKADDDTAAGDPTIPANRSRNEVLKEEDEEEQERVPPLPQKALPRPPNQPSSQSPPLSSSWGPDDDDENRYTEVSVHIPDQGGMTVHELVEYVKRKKKKGIYQEYEDIRKEPPAGTFDYSRKMSNQIKNRYSDVLCLDQSRVRLCQLCDDEDETSDYINASFMDGYKRSNAYIATQGPLPKTFVDFWRMVWEQMVLIIVMTTRVVERGRVKCGQYWPLEEGRTEQHGYFMVKNTHIQVFQDFKLSYLELYNTQSGEKREVCHYLYVSWPDFGVPKSASAMLDFREHVLERRRAAVQSLGSSWRGPPGGPSVVVHCSAGIGRTGTFCTLDICLSQLEDVGTVNIHQTVRRMRTQRAFSIQTWDQYYFCYTAVIEYAQRHGRLSPVQWSDSEPETDSE; encoded by the exons ATGTGCCTTCCTGGTCAGGTTCGACCCAAAACAGTTAGAGATGGCAGAGAAAATAAG GCTGTGGAGGAGTTCCTGAGAAAAGTGAGGAGCAGGGAGCTCCCCCACAGTGCTGGGCTCGTCTCCCAGCCTACAGCTGTTAAGTTCCTTATGGCCCGCAAGTTTGACGTCTCCAGGGCCAACGATCTGTTCCAGGCATACAAG AATACCCGGATCAAAGAGGGCATCATCAATATAAACCCAGACGAGGAGCCCCTCCGCTCTGAGCTGCTGAGTGGCAAATTTACAGTCCTG CCCGGCCGAGACGCTAAGGGTGCTGCTCTAGCACTGTTCACTGCTCGCCTCCATCGACCAGACATCACCACCCACAAAGCTGTTCTGCAGGCCATCATCTATCAGCTGGATAAAGCCATAGAGAG TGCGCAAACTCAACGAGACGGactcatatttatttatgataTGACAAACTCAAGTTATGGAAATTTCGACTATGAGCTCTGTGTCAAGATTCTGAATTTGCTCAAG GGGGCATTTCCTGCTCGATTAAAATGTGTCTTCATTGTGTCGTCCCCACTTTGGTTTCGAGCGCCGTTCGCAGTTCTTCGCCTTTTTGTCAGAGAAAAGCTGAGGGAACGG GTATCAACAGTGAAAGCTCACGAGTTGGTCAGTCATATCCCAGTCTCCTCCCTCCCTGAACATCTTGGTGGGACGTCCCAGTACAGCCACGTGGCCTGGATCCAGTCCTGTGTAAACATGCAGACCAACTCTGTTCAGGGTGACACACAAGAACATGACACACATGATTGTGTGGGAAGCTTGTTGCGCTCTTACAGCTTGGACAATAGCAACACAAGCGTTGGTACAGTGCCTTCCCACAACCACCAGGGTACCGAACGAGCCGTGGCTAATGCCAACTGCTATGACGACAACAATGCTAACCCTCAGAACCACGTGGCTGGTGTGGAGGGCAGGACTCGAGGCCCAGGACAGTACCAACAAGGCTCCAACTCTGGCACAGAcaagtcccaggggaaccaccagCACTGGAATGGTTCAGCTTTGGGCGTAGCCAACACAGGTGTTGGCAGTCCCAATTCGAACGTGAATGGTCGTGGCCACCGAGCTCCTCCCCAGTCAGACACTCCCCCCAACACGCCGTTATCGCAGAAAGCTGATGACGACACAGCAGCTGGCGATCCAACAATCCCTGCCAACAGGTCTCGGAATGAGGTTCTgaaggaggaggatgaggaagagCAGGAAAGGGTGCCTCCGTTGCCACAGAAAGCTCTGCCTCGCCCACCCAACCAGCCTTCATCGCAGTCTCCGCCTCTTTCTTCATCGTGGGGTCCAGATGATGATGACGAGAATCGCTACACGGAGGTATCTGTTCACATACCGGACCAGGGAGGTATGACTGTGCATGAGCTAGTGGAGTATGtgaagagaaagaagaaaaaggggATCTATCAGGAGTACGAGGACATCCGTAAGGAGCCTCCAGCAGGCACCTTCGACTATTCTAG GAAAATGTCAAATCAGATTAAGAACCGCTACAGTGATGTCCTGTGCCTGGACCAGTCACGGGTCAGGCTCTGTCAGCTATGTGATGATGAAGACGAG ACATCAGATTACATAAACGCCAGTTTCATGGATGGGTACAAGAGAAGCAATGCCTACATCGCTACTCAAG GTCCGTTGCCAAAAACATTTGTGGACTTCTGGCGGATGGTGTGGGAGCAGATGGTACTTATTATTGTCATGACCACCAG GGTTGTGGAGCGCGGACGTGTCAAATGTGGTCAGTACTGGCCTCTTGAGGAGGGTAGGACTGAGCAGCATGGATACTTCATGGTTAAGAACACACACATCCAGGTGTTTCAGGACTTTAAACTCTCCTATCTTGAACTTTACAACACACAG TCCGGAGAGAAACGGGAAGTTTGTCATTACCTCTATGTCAGCTGGCCAGACTTTGGGGTGCCTAAAAGTGCTTCTGCTATGTTGGACTTTCGTGAGCATGTACTTGAAAGGAGGAGGGCAGCAGTCCAAAGCCTGGGATCCAGCTGGAGGGGCCCTCCAGGGGGCCCTTCTGTGGTCGTGCATTGTAGTGCTGGCATCGGACGTACAG GCACGTTCTGCACACTCGACATCTGCCTGTCACAGCTGGAGGACGTAGGCACAGTAAATATTCATCAGACGGTGCGGAGGATGCGCACACAGAGGGCTTTCAGCATCCAGACATGGGACCAGTATTATTTTTGCTATACTGCCGTCATAGAGTACGCCCAGCGCCATGGGAGACTGAGCCCAGTGCAGTGGTCTGACTCAGAGCCAGAGACAGACAGCGAGTGA